A stretch of DNA from Nitrosopumilus zosterae:
AACTCCTCCATTGCATCAACAAAATTATCTGCATAACCTGCAGCGTCACCCGTGCCACATATTGCGACGGGTTTACCCCTAAGGTCTAAATTCCCAATTTTTTCTAACAGTTCATCCCAAGCAGTACCTGATCTATTTTCCTCCTCACCAGTATTCCATGTAGGAATGGCACAGATGAGACCATCCATTTCTAGGAATTGACTTATGTCTCCTCTAACTTCAGAAACATCTTTGGGATCTGCAGATAAATCACCTAATTCATTTTTTATCTTGGCACATACCATTTCAGTCTTGCCAGTTTGTGAGCCAAAGTAAATTCCAATAGTCATGTAACTCATCCTCTTTCATGATATTTAATTCAGATGTTTTTCAAAGAGAGTAAACTAAAAGACTGATTTTACCACTCTCATTCAATGTCTATTTTTTCATTTTCAGTGCTGATAAGCATGATGCTCCTTTAATTCATATAAAAAATATTGTAAATCAATGAATAAAGATGAATTGGAATCAAAATGTAAGGGAAGTTCTCTAACTTCAGAAGACATACAACAAATATTTCAAAATCAAGAAGATGCTACAAAATATAGACAATTAAAAGAAAAAATGAAGCAAGTTGAAGATGAATCATATCTATTAGACCGATTAGATGCATGTGATACATCAGGAGCTGTTGAAGTTCTCAAAGAATTTTTATCTGACAAATAGTTTGGTGATACAAAATGAGTGCAACTAATCAACTACGTACAGATCATGATCAGGTGAAACGTTTGGAAAAAATAGTCTTCAAATGCTCTGAGGAATTAAAAAAAGGTACAGATATTCCATTTTTGGATT
This window harbors:
- the fldA gene encoding flavodoxin FldA, with product MTIGIYFGSQTGKTEMVCAKIKNELGDLSADPKDVSEVRGDISQFLEMDGLICAIPTWNTGEEENRSGTAWDELLEKIGNLDLRGKPVAICGTGDAAGYADNFVDAMEELHRYFEKAGAKMVGYVSTDGYTFTGSKSIIDGKFCGLPVDEDGESDQTEERVKLWCTQLKSEMGL